In Clostridium thermosuccinogenes, the genomic stretch GTAACACCGCAGAGCTTTGCCAATTCTCCCGTTGTGTATTTTGGCATAACCTTTCACCTCCTTACAATGCCCATCGTACAACATGACGCAGCGTAACAAGCAATACCTTACGCAGGGGGATTTTTAAAACAATTAAAAATCCTTCTCGATTCGGTTGATAAAGACAAATATAATAGCTAAAATTAAATAATTCTTAAAACTATGTTTCTTGCTACTTCGATGTGTACCGTCATCATCCGTAACCATATTGCTTCGCTTCTTTTTTTCTTCCCGTGCCGACCGAAACTCACTCTCCTAACAAGTCGAAAAAATTAAACCATGGAGAAAGTGACATGCGAACGACCTGTAGTTCCCTAAATACATCTATAAAATGTATGTAGGTGTATGTAAGAAGTGCTTATATAAAATTAAAGGAGACGGCTACATACCTACTCTTGCATCAACTCTGTCTACTGTCAATTCACTTGCCTAATGCTATAGGCTATCCCCTCAATAACACTGGAGTCAATATCTTTGAGCGCTTTGATTAAGTCATCTTCTTTTCCGACTATATTTTCACCATTGAAAATCAGATCATTCCATAGCTCGTGTAATGCGGTATTCAGGTCTCCATCGTCAGTAAATTGTACTGCAGCATAGACATTACTAATTAATGCTTCCATAATGTCTGCATCATATCCATTTTTCTGAAATTAATGGTTATCATGATAAGAGACAGAAGGCAGGCCATGAAATCCGCTATAGGACCAGCATAAAGGATACTAGTCAGCCCTAAAAATCGTGGCAGAATCAAAAGCAAAGGAATAAGAAAAGCACCTTGCCTTGATAATGTCAGTATAATTCCCTGTTTTACATTTCCCGTACCGGTAAAGTAATTTATTGTCAATGGCTGTATACCAAAAACACATACCATGAACATATAAATTCTCAGATATTGCTCTGCAAACTGAAAATAGAGATCACTTCCACCTCCGAAAATTCCAGTAATCTGTCTCGGAAATCCTTGGAACAAAACAAAGGTTAGAATACTAATGGCCAGAGCGATGGAAACAGCCTTTTTATAAGTTTCCTTTACTCGGGAATAGTTTTTAGCCCCCATATTAAAGCCCAAAATTGGCTGACAACCCTGGGCCAAACCAACGGAAACAGCAGTGAGAATGCTGTTTAATTTTGCAATAACACCAGATACTGCCAAGGGAGTATCACTACCGTAAATGGACATAGCACCATAGATTTTCAGGCTATTATTTAAGACAATATTTACAAGCATCATAATGGTATGATTAATAAAATTAGAGGTTCCTAGTTTTACAATCTGTTTTACATAATGCCATTCTATGCTTAACATTCCTCTCGTAATTTGAAAAGTTTTGAACTTAAAATAGTAGATTGCACAAAGAAGAAAAGATATAACCTGTCCAACCACTGTTGCTATCGCAGCTCCTTGAATTCCCCAACCAAATAGAAACATAAACAGCCAATCTAAGAATATGTTCAATATAGCTCCGGTAATATTACATATCATGGAATAGGTAGGGCTACCGTCAGCTCGAATCAGACTACTGCTGGCAGTAGTAAAGAGTTGAAAAGGCAGTCCTATGGCTGTAATGCTTAGATAGGCCATTGCCAAAGGAAGCACATTCTCAGTGGCACCACAAGAAAGAAGTATTGGTCTCTTCAGAACAAATACGGTACAGAAAATAAATAGCCCGATAACAGACATCAAGCTAATACCTGTTCCGATAAAATGTTTTGCTTCCTCCTCTTTTTTCGCACCCATATTAATATTGAAGTTTGCAGCAGTTCCCACACCAATCAGCTGCGCAAAGGCTGTCGTAAAGGTTACAACTGGAAATGCAACATTAGTTGCACCATTGCCAAGCATGCCTACCAAATGACCAATGAAAATCTGATCTGTAATATTATAGGCTGATGCAACCAGCATACTGATAATGGACGGAATGGCGAACCTGCCAATTAACCCAAGTATAGGTTCATAACCAAGTGGATTGCCATTTGTCCTTGCAGTCATGTCTTTCATTCGTTTTCTCCATTTCCCAGATATATTTTTTCATTATAAATTTTATTTATATTTTTTTCCAATTGAAGTAAAAAAGAATAAAGCTTATCTATGTCTTCCTCTTTCATATTCTGGGTTAAAAGCTTGTTAAACTTCATTAATTCTCCTCTTACCTCTTTCCCGATTTCTTTTGCCTTTTCGGTTGGATAAACCCGGTTTTGCCTTTTATCCTTTTCATCTTGCATTCGCAGAAGATATCCTTTTTCCTCTAAAGTTTTTACTGCCCGAGCCGTAGCTGCTTTGTCAACGCAAACAATGGCGGTTAATTCCTCCTGGGTCATTCCCTCATAGTGTTGCATCGCCATAAAAAAGGGTTCTTCTGCTGCCGTAAGATTGTATTGACTGAGAACCTTACCAAGATATATCTGACTTTTTCTTGCCAAAAGATTAATTAACCTTCCAATACTTTTGTTCAATCTCATCAACTCCAAAAAAATTATATTAGAAATTAGTTGAGGTGTCAACTAATTTTCTTTCTAAGGCTTACTGGATAATATCTTTGACAGACTTCTGGCAGTCAAAAAGATGCTTACCTGTTCATATATCTATTCTGTCAACTCAACCCTATCACTTTCAGGGCAGTCGATATATTGCCGCAAACGATAAAAAATAAAGGTTTTCCCGATGCCTGGAAAACCTTTATTTATAGCCTTTTTCATTTCTTTTATTTTTCAAACCATACATCAAAACTATACAATCCCGTTCCTCGTCACATGCTAGTTTTGACAACCGTATTCTTTTTCCATTTTCCTGTAACATAATAAATCAGTAGAATCAAACCTGAAGCTAAGCTGGCGATAGGTGCTGCAAGACCCAATCCCCCCAGTCCTTTTTGCATGACTAATCCAAAAAGTATAGCTATCGGGACACGGAAACCAATTGATGACAGAATTCCGCATATTGATGATATAATTGTATGTCCTGAACCAGTTACAAGACCATTCAAACAGAATGTCGCAGGTACAATCAGGTAATCGAAAGAAAAGGTCCTGATATACTCTACTCCGGCAGAAATCGTATTCGGATCATCATCAAAAACAGATAAGATCTGTTCAGGAAAAACCTGTGTAATAATAAATACTACAAAGGTAATTGAAAAAGCAAGTGCAAAACCGGTATAGAATGTCTTTTTGGCGCGATCAATAGCTCCTGCACCCATATTCTGCGCAACCATTGCCGAAACTGAAGAGCCAACTGCAATAGCCGGTAATATTGCAAAACCGTTATATTTACCGACAATACCGACAGCCGCAGATGCATTTACACCCATACTGTTCGCAATAGTGGTAAGCACGAGAAATGAAAAGTTCACAATTACATTCTGGATTGAGATAGGTATACCTACCTGTACAATTGTGATGAAATGTTTTTTCAGGAATCTAAATGAACAAAGTTTAAAATCAAATATGAAATCACTTCTCATTAAACTAATAATACATAAAATCATGCTTATAGCCTGTGAAACAACAGTTGCGATCGCTGCACCCCTTGCTGCCATGCCATAAACACCAACAAGCAATAAATCCAAAACTACATTTATTGTGCATGCTATGGATATGAAAATCAATGGTCTCCTGCTATCACCAAAACCTCTCAGAATAGCAGAAAACGCATTATATCCAAAAATAAATACCGTACCCAACAGTGTAATGTCAAGGTAGTCCCTTGCCTGCTGATAGGACTCTTCCGGTGTTTGCAATAGCCAGAGTACTTTATCTGAAACCATTAACATGATAATGGTAAAGGCAATACCGACAATAAGAAGAAAAGTGAGCAGTGTGCCAATTGTTTCTTTCACGCTTTTTCTATCTCCAGAGCCCAGATACTGACCAATAATAACGGTACCACCAACCGTCAGGCCAACTATAATATTCGTCAAGATAAATGTAACCTGTCCGCCTATATTCACCCCAGAAATGGCAGCAGTCCCCGAATAATAACCGACTATCAACATATCTGCTACGTTGTAAAGACTTTGTATCAGATTTGACAACATAAAAGGCAATGCAAACTGTATAAGAAGCTTAACAACATTACCCTCAGTGAGATTCCTTTCAATCGATGCTTTTCTCATATGGCTCCAACCATTCCTCTCTCCAATGCGTCAATAAGATAAAAATAATGCAATTATTATGCTAAGAATTGCATTAAAAATTAATTAGCTTAATCATTATACATGAATAGCTTTCCATAAAGCAACTAGTATTTATTGATCATTACATCATGTCTCCTCTACCTATACGTTATCTAACCTGTCAACTCAACCCTGCCTATTTTCGGGTCCAAATTTCACGCCCAAAATACCACGTCGATATGTTTACATGTACGCATTTTGCCTTTTTAGGTTTAGTGGAAGTGATTTAAGACTTGACCATTCCAAAATTTGTCCGCCATAATCATTTACATGAAAATGCCTGATATGTCCATCTTTCCAAAGCCAGTCATACTCTTTTTCATATAGAGGCTCAAGCTGTCCATGAAAGGCAGCCATCTTGGTATCAAAGACAAAAAGAATACCGGTATATTAAGTCCAAGTTTTTTAAATATAAACATTACATCTATTTTGTCATACCGGTCTCTGTACATCATAATTTCAAATCCATCACAATTAATCTGCTTAGACAAGGTCTCCAGCAGCCCGTAATTTCTTCCATTTGGTTTGACTATTAAAGCACCTGTTGAGCATAGAATCCCAGCCATTTTTTCCACCTAAATTTACTTATGTGGTTTATACCTGTGGCTTATTTTTTCTTAATCATGATAACTTTTAATTATGCTCATTGTGCTCAAACCTCATAATCTGCTAGTTTTTAGGTATCCTTTATATGAAAGATTATACCAAGTTAAAAGCTATATTGAAAGGGCTGACTGATTAAGGAAGCCCTGTAACATATTATAAAACTATTGGTTGCAGTTTCGGGTCCCGATATATCTGCAACCATAGTTATTTGTAAATTTATTTTGAGTTTGCGTTTGCTCAACGCAGGAAGAAATTTGAGGCCTCGCTTTTACTTTGCATTAAAGTTGATGTATCTATTGGTTGAACTGTCCATACAATAATGCATTACAGCGAAATGAAATCCACCCAAAGCAAAATCCTTACGATAAGGGAGCCCTTTTAAAAACTGAACAGATTCATTGGATAATAGCGAATGCTCCCATTTGTGGTGCTCCATTTCTTCGTATCCCATATCTTCTTCATTGGGTGCTTGCGTTGGCATACCCTCTAACAAATATCTTTCATGATTCCCTCGAACCGCAATGATATCAGGAATTTGCATAATACGTTGAACTGTTTCTTCCGGGTATGGACCAATACCGATAATGTCTCCACAGCAAATAACCTGCTCACAGCCCTCTGTATGAAATTTTTCGAGCACAGCATTTAATGCAACTACATTGTTATGAACATCTGATATTACACCAACTCTCATATAGCACCTTTCTTACATATAGAGTAATCGATGACAAGCCTGATCAAACCGATTGAGCAATCCAGAATATGATTACATTACAAAGCCCAAACAGTTGGAGTGTCGGTTAATTAAAATACATCGCTGAGTTTATTATTTCATATTTTTCCCTTTTAGGCAATTAAAACTGAAAAGCGCAGCAGGAATCTTTAGCTTTGCATAGCAGGTCACAAAAATTGTCATGGATGAGAATCAAATTTATATAACATCAAGCCTGTTTCCTTAACTCCTACAAAATTGGCCATTATCTTATTTGTCAACTCAATCCTACCTGGCCTCAGATTCAAATTTTACCCAAAAAATACACTTTCTACATGCTCCCGCAAATGCATTAAGAAAGCAGAAAGCTTTTACAGTATGATAAGCAGCTTCCCTGACCATGCCCCGGATATAACAATTTCCGATGACTTTGAAGAACAATTGTTACTGGTTATTTTGCCTTTATTGGTACCAGCAAATCGAGTTGAATAAACTGTGCCGCCTTTTCATCGCCTGCAAAATATGAATATGCGTTAAGATGCTCTTCTAAGCAACCATTCATTCCGAATGGCTCCCGTGCATCATATTCATATTCACTACTGTTCATAACCCATTGACCAAGAAGTTGCCACTCATGGAAATCACCCATCTTAATGCAATGAGCCGCATACAATCCGCCCTCAAAGTATTTTTTTTGCAGAGGAGATGGAACATCCAAATCATCAGGAATGGTCACCCAAAATTCATATCCATATGTTTCATTGCCAGTTGGTGAAGGATTATTAAATCCGAACACTCTCAAATCGGGTTTGATTTTTTGAAGCTCAATGCTTCTAACAAACTCCTCTAACGGTTTCCCTGCATTTTCTTCGGGATCTTCTCCGAAATAGTGGCTTGCCGCAACGGTGCAAGGTGGCAAATAAATAATACGCACATTCTTTAAGGTCGATAAAATTTCATTAGCTTTGTTCAGGTCGTCCATAGAACATTCCTCCTTTAATTTGATTTTTGAAAGACTAAGCGTTTGAATTACACTTATGATATCAGCATCATTGAGCATGTCAAGCTTGATATGCGTATGCACCATCGAATTTAATCGCGTAATAAATGCATTCAGAATATCTCGTATTGTTTGGAGCGCAGTTATTTCGGTATTAAGCTCATCAATAGTTTCCTGAAAGATTTCAATAATTTTTGTTTGCTCAATATCACTAAATATCAAGGCAATCTTTTTCAACGGAATACGCAATTTCCGCAGCGCGATAATCTGTTGAAGACGTCTTAAGGCAGATTCATCATACACACGATACGCATAATTCTGCTTGCGAGTGCTGGGTAATAGACCGATTTCATCATAGTATCGAAGCATTCTTGTTGTAACATTGAAGGTCTTTGTAACCTCGCTGATGGTCATGAGCTTCATCTGTTCGCCTCCTTTCCGAAATCATTATAATGGACGACACGACGTCAAAGTCAAGAGATATTGATGAATTTTTAAGCAAATCTCCACGTGGCGAAGAGGATGAATAACCGTTCAAGATATAATGTTTAATGACAACTCTTAACTTATAAACCTTAGTTGATAGTTTTGATGCTGTCATTACATACCTACTTTTACATCTAACCTGTCACCTCAACCTATGCGTTATCTGTTCTATCAACTCAACCCTACATATTTCCGGGCAAAAATCTTACCAAAAATACGCCTTCGATATGTTTCTTTATACACATTTTGACCTTTTAAGTCGAGTTGACAGTTTGAATGTAATCCAGCAAATCCAGTAAAATTAAGTCTTACAGCTTTGTAATAAATACCACGCACTCAACATGGTTCGAGTTGATGAAATTGATGCCTGCGGGCTATTTTTTATAGTATCTGTTCGCTGGAACATGTCAATGATTTCTTTGCTGTTTTGAAAAATCGCCATTCAAGGGAACATATCAATTGTTTTAGTATTTTTCCGAAAACATCTGTTTCAAGGAACAAATCAATACAAATTCATTGAATCATCTCCATGGAAGCGGGGGGATGGTTTGTTTCCTGCTCGCTAAAATGAAGCAGTAGAACTAAAATAAAGTCATTTGTTCAGTAAGCGGTAAATAATACCCACATTTAAATGCAAACAGGCTTATGAGATAATCTCTCCAGAAAATATACTGGAGGTATAACTTTATGACCAAAGCAGATCTTTATCAAAAATGGGCATCCATAATTGCAGAGTACAAATCCAGCGGACAGACGCAAACTTCATTTTGCAAATCCGCGGGGATAAGTCTTCGTCAGTTAAGCTACTGGTTGAGAAAAGAAAGACAAAACGGAATCATACAATCAGAATCTCCCAAATGGATTCCGGTAGAAGTAGATCATAAAGAGCATACAGGCAAAGGCCAATCAATCGAAATCAAATTTGGCCCAGCTGAAGTTCAAGTCAAACCAGGCTTTGACCAGAAGCATCTGTTGGATGTGCTAATGGTGCTGAGGGAATTATGCTGAGCATAGCCGGCACCGACAAGGTCTACCTTGCCTGTGGAAGTACCGACATGCGTAAGTCTATCGATGGCCTGGCTGCCATCGTCCAGCAAAGCTTCGCATTAGACCCCTTCTCGTCTTGTCTATTTGTGTTCTGCAATAAAAAACGTGATAAGCTTAAAATCCTCCAATGGGAACATAATGGTTTCTGGCTATATTACCGGAGGCTTGAAAAAGGCAAATTCCAATGGCCTAAAGAAAGTTGCGGCACTCCAATGAAGGTTGGTGTCCGTGAACTGGGTTGGCTGCTGGATGGACTATCCTTGGAGCAGAAGCAGGCACACAAAAAAGTGACAGTAAGTGCAGTAATATGAATACTTTCAAGACAAAAATATTTATATTTTTTATCATTTTCCTGGAAAAAACCGTAGAAAAATGATATAATAAAATTATGGAAAACACAGTGAAATCAACGGTTACAATAGAAAAACTCCAAACAGAAATTGAAATATTGAAGCAGGAAAAAGCCGAGCTTGAAGCAAAACTCAAATGGTTTGAAGAACAATTCCGGCTGCATCAGCATAAGCTTTTTGGGCGTTCAAGTGAAAAGACGGAAGTCCCTGAACAGCTAAATCTTTTCAACGAGGCGGAATCAGAAGCCAAGCCTGCAGTTCCCGAACCAACATTAGAGGAAATTACATATAAACGTCGTAAAAAGCAGGGGCACAGAGAAGAAATGCTTAAAGACATTCCTGTAGAGACCATAGAGTATCGCTTGCCTGAAGAAGAGCAGGTTTGTGATTGCTGTGGCGGCAAACTGCATGAAATGAGCAAGGAAGTAAGGCGGGAAATAGAAATTATTCCGGCTCAGGTGCGTGTAAAGGAACATGTGCAGTATGTATATGGCTGCCGTAATTGCGAGAAGAATGAAATATCTACACCGATAGTAACAGCCCCAATGCCAAAGCCGGCACTTCCTGGAAGCCTGGCTTCGGCATCCGCCATAGCTCATGTAATGACGGAGAAATTTGTAAAAGGGCTTCCTCTTTATCGTCAAGAGCAGGACTGGGAGAGGATGGGGATTGAAATATCCAGGCAAACCATGGCGAACTGGATGATACAAAGCTCCGACAGGTGGCTGCGGCCGATATATGAACGAATGCGGGAACACTTGCAGCAAAGGGACATCCTCCATTCCGATGATACTACCCTCCAAGTACTCAAGGAACCCGGGCGAGCCGCAGATTCAACCTCCTACATGTGGCTATACCGGACCGGCCGGGAAGGGCCTCCGATTATTCTTTATGACTACCAAACTACCAGGGCTGGCAAACATCCTAAAAAATTTCTTGAAGGATTCAAAGGTTACCTTCATACGGATGGGTATGATGGTTATAGTGGCATGCCCGGAATCATCCAGGTTGGTTGCTGGGCACATGCAAGGCGTTATTTTGTCGACGCCTTAAAAGCCATGCCTCCAAAAAAAGATGACAAGCCCACAGTAACAGAAGAAGGTTTGGCATTTTGCAATAACTTGTTTGAGATAGAAAAAATGCTTCATGATGTTACACCGGAAGAAAGATATGAGGGCCGATTGAAACACAGCCGACCAGTGCTTGATAAATTCAAGGAATGGCTCAAATACTGGAGTCCAAGAGTAACTCCCAAAAGTTCATTAGGAAAAGCAATCCAATACTGCCGGAACCAGTGGGACAAGCTGGAGGCCTTTATGCTGGACGGCAGGCTAGAGATTGATAACAACCGAAGTGAACGGTCGATAAAGCCTTTTGTAATCGGGAGGAAGAATTGGCTGTTTAGCAACACGCCTAAAGGAGCCAATGCCAGCGCAACAATTTACAGTATTGTGGAGACGGCAAAAGAGAATGGGTTGAACCCGTTTGAATATCTTACTTATCTCTTTGAACGTCTACCGAATATAAATATCAAGGATCAACATGCATTAGACACCTTGTTGCCATGGTCAGCAAATCTTCCGGGTCATTGCAAAGTGCCCAATAAATAATATATATTATGCCCCTGCTAAATCAAAGGTGGGGGCTATTTGACGCTTACTTTGTTCAAATTGCACAGCTTCTTCGTACGTATGAAGATATTTGAATATTTCATCGTTATTGTGAACTATGCCATGTTTCTCTCATTCGTGATGAAATATCTCCATCAGTTTTTCGTTATTATCACTTTTCAGTTCATAGCTAAAGCCGTATTTTTTATGATAAATTTGCCTTAAGCCCGGAAAGTGCTCATCAAGTTTTTATAAAAGTATTCTCTGCTTCCCTCTCTCAAAGTTAATCCCATTCCAAAGCAAATTATTCCAATCACTTCAGCATCAATGCAATAATCAAGTATGCCTTTAAGATTTTCCTCCGTATCATTTATAAATGGTAAAATTGGATCAAGCCATACTATAGTGGGAATCCCATTGTCCCTCATTTTTTTCAGAACTTCGTAACGCTTTTTAGTTGTGCATACTGCAGGCTCAATTAATTTGCACAGGTTCTCATCATATGTTGTCATAGTCATCTGAACAACGCATTTCGATTTGTTATTTATGCTTTTTAATAAATCCAAATCCCTTAGTATTCTGTCTGATTTGGTCTGAATACTTAGTCCGAATCCATACCTGTCAATAATTTCAAGGCACTTCCGTGTATGGTTGAGCTCTGTTTCAATATGCATGTATGGGTCGCACATGGAACCAGTTCCTATCATGCATTTTTTGCGTTTTTTCCTGAGGGCATTTTCCAGAAGCTCAGGAGCATTTACCTTAACCTCTATATCCTCAAAATCATGCTCCATCTTATAGCACTTGCTTCTACTATCGCAATAGATGCAGCCATGGGTGCAGCCACGATATACATTCATTCCGTTATTGGCAGATAAAATTGTCTTTACCTCTTTGTAGTGCATATTGCCCATCCTCACTGCTTTTCGTATAATTCCAAAAGCTTTCTTGCCCTATCGGTAATAATGTTCATGATATGCTGGGGCTCCAAAACCTTCACATAACTGCCGAATGATAGTAAATGCCCGTAAACCCATTCATCTACAATTATACCGCATTAATATGACAACAGATAGTCATATTTGGAAACTTTACCTGCCTATTGCTTACAGTTCACACCCGCACCGGCAAAAAGCAAAAAGAAACGCCTGTAGACCCTTGATACTGTTCCATTTAGGTCATTACCTGCTAATAGTTTTCTGCATACTCCCTGCCATCTTACAAATGCATAGGTACCGTCAAGATTTTTTCGCAAAATCAATTACCGGTTGGTAAGCATTGATTAGCCGACAGTCATTAATGAATCATCCATGTCGAATTCTTCAAGGTGTTTCATGCTCATGTAGCGCTTAGTTCCCCAGTCCTTGCTTGCAACATAGCGTAACCTTGCACAAACTAACATTAAGGCTGAGTTTCCATCAGGGAAGGTTCCTACAACCCTTGTCCTGCGCCTGATCTCTCGATTAAGTCGTTCAATAACATTATTACTCCGCAATTTTTGCCAATGGGCATAGGGGAAATCCATGTAAGCCAGCGTTTCCTCGATGCCCCTTTCTATCTTATCAGCTGCTTCTTTAAGTTTCATTTCTCGTAGTTTCTTAACCACACTCTGTGCCTTTTGCCTTGCTGCTTCTTTATTCTCTTGCGCATGAATGGCTTTCAGCATTACGGCTACCTCTTTTATCTTGGAACTTGGGGTAACTGTAAATACATTTCGATAGAAATGAACGGTACAACGCTGATACTTTGCATCCGGATAAACCTCATTTATTGCCTCTAAGAGTCCCAGGCACTTATCTCCTATGAATAGCTGGACTCCAGTTAGTCCTCGCTCCTTTAAACCTGCAAAAAGGCTAGCCAGCTTGCTTTATCTTCTTTCATTCCTTCAGCGGCACCAATGACTTCTCTGTAGCCTTCTTCGTTTACCGCCATTGCTATGAGAATGGATACATTCTCATATTCGCCACCCCAGTTGCGTTTTAAATAGATTCCATCCAGGTAGACATACGGATATCTATTTTTCAGTGGTCTATTACGCCATGCATCAATATGTACATATACTTTCTTATTTAGTTCACTGATAGTGCCAGGAGAGACTCTTGTCCACCAAAGGGCTTCGGTAATATCCTCGACTCGCCGTACCGATACACCCGCCAAGTACATTTCTATTAGAGCTTCTTCCACTGAACTTTCACTCCGACGGTATCGTTCAATTATTGCTGTTTCAAAGGCTATCCCTTTTAATTTAGGCATCTTTAGCCTCACATTTCCCGATGTTGTGGTCAGATTTCTTTCATAGTGACCGGATCTATAGCCCTGCCTTTCCGAAGTGCGCTCATAGCGTTCTGCTTTAGTTAGTTCTGCCGCCTCTTGCTCCAATAACTGATTAAGAGTTTCCTCAACACTACTGCGAACTAAATCTTTTAATTCCTGCTTTATTACGCCTTCATTTAGTTGTATAATTTTATCTGACATGGTTCGTAACCTCCTTTGGTTGGTTTTTGTGTAGCAACTTAATTCTACCAAACGGTTACGTCCATGTCATTTTTTATTGGACTTTTATGAATTTGCGAAAAATATTATACTT encodes the following:
- a CDS encoding MATE family efflux transporter, which encodes MKDMTARTNGNPLGYEPILGLIGRFAIPSIISMLVASAYNITDQIFIGHLVGMLGNGATNVAFPVVTFTTAFAQLIGVGTAANFNINMGAKKEEEAKHFIGTGISLMSVIGLFIFCTVFVLKRPILLSCGATENVLPLAMAYLSITAIGLPFQLFTTASSSLIRADGSPTYSMICNITGAILNIFLDWLFMFLFGWGIQGAAIATVVGQVISFLLCAIYYFKFKTFQITRGMLSIEWHYVKQIVKLGTSNFINHTIMMLVNIVLNNSLKIYGAMSIYGSDTPLAVSGVIAKLNSILTAVSVGLAQGCQPILGFNMGAKNYSRVKETYKKAVSIALAISILTFVLFQGFPRQITGIFGGGSDLYFQFAEQYLRIYMFMVCVFGIQPLTINYFTGTGNVKQGIILTLSRQGAFLIPLLLILPRFLGLTSILYAGPIADFMACLLSLIMITINFRKMDMMQTLWKH
- a CDS encoding MarR family winged helix-turn-helix transcriptional regulator, with the protein product MNKSIGRLINLLARKSQIYLGKVLSQYNLTAAEEPFFMAMQHYEGMTQEELTAIVCVDKAATARAVKTLEEKGYLLRMQDEKDKRQNRVYPTEKAKEIGKEVRGELMKFNKLLTQNMKEEDIDKLYSFLLQLEKNINKIYNEKIYLGNGENE
- a CDS encoding MATE family efflux transporter, which translates into the protein MRKASIERNLTEGNVVKLLIQFALPFMLSNLIQSLYNVADMLIVGYYSGTAAISGVNIGGQVTFILTNIIVGLTVGGTVIIGQYLGSGDRKSVKETIGTLLTFLLIVGIAFTIIMLMVSDKVLWLLQTPEESYQQARDYLDITLLGTVFIFGYNAFSAILRGFGDSRRPLIFISIACTINVVLDLLLVGVYGMAARGAAIATVVSQAISMILCIISLMRSDFIFDFKLCSFRFLKKHFITIVQVGIPISIQNVIVNFSFLVLTTIANSMGVNASAAVGIVGKYNGFAILPAIAVGSSVSAMVAQNMGAGAIDRAKKTFYTGFALAFSITFVVFIITQVFPEQILSVFDDDPNTISAGVEYIRTFSFDYLIVPATFCLNGLVTGSGHTIISSICGILSSIGFRVPIAILFGLVMQKGLGGLGLAAPIASLASGLILLIYYVTGKWKKNTVVKTSM
- a CDS encoding metallophosphoesterase family protein — its product is MRVGVISDVHNNVVALNAVLEKFHTEGCEQVICCGDIIGIGPYPEETVQRIMQIPDIIAVRGNHERYLLEGMPTQAPNEEDMGYEEMEHHKWEHSLLSNESVQFLKGLPYRKDFALGGFHFAVMHYCMDSSTNRYINFNAK
- a CDS encoding MerR family transcriptional regulator produces the protein MKLMTISEVTKTFNVTTRMLRYYDEIGLLPSTRKQNYAYRVYDESALRRLQQIIALRKLRIPLKKIALIFSDIEQTKIIEIFQETIDELNTEITALQTIRDILNAFITRLNSMVHTHIKLDMLNDADIISVIQTLSLSKIKLKEECSMDDLNKANEILSTLKNVRIIYLPPCTVAASHYFGEDPEENAGKPLEEFVRSIELQKIKPDLRVFGFNNPSPTGNETYGYEFWVTIPDDLDVPSPLQKKYFEGGLYAAHCIKMGDFHEWQLLGQWVMNSSEYEYDAREPFGMNGCLEEHLNAYSYFAGDEKAAQFIQLDLLVPIKAK
- the tnpA gene encoding IS66 family insertion sequence element accessory protein TnpA, which codes for MTKADLYQKWASIIAEYKSSGQTQTSFCKSAGISLRQLSYWLRKERQNGIIQSESPKWIPVEVDHKEHTGKGQSIEIKFGPAEVQVKPGFDQKHLLDVLMVLRELC
- the tnpB gene encoding IS66 family insertion sequence element accessory protein TnpB (TnpB, as the term is used for proteins encoded by IS66 family insertion elements, is considered an accessory protein, since TnpC, encoded by a neighboring gene, is a DDE family transposase.) — encoded protein: MLSIAGTDKVYLACGSTDMRKSIDGLAAIVQQSFALDPFSSCLFVFCNKKRDKLKILQWEHNGFWLYYRRLEKGKFQWPKESCGTPMKVGVRELGWLLDGLSLEQKQAHKKVTVSAVI
- the tnpC gene encoding IS66 family transposase — protein: MENTVKSTVTIEKLQTEIEILKQEKAELEAKLKWFEEQFRLHQHKLFGRSSEKTEVPEQLNLFNEAESEAKPAVPEPTLEEITYKRRKKQGHREEMLKDIPVETIEYRLPEEEQVCDCCGGKLHEMSKEVRREIEIIPAQVRVKEHVQYVYGCRNCEKNEISTPIVTAPMPKPALPGSLASASAIAHVMTEKFVKGLPLYRQEQDWERMGIEISRQTMANWMIQSSDRWLRPIYERMREHLQQRDILHSDDTTLQVLKEPGRAADSTSYMWLYRTGREGPPIILYDYQTTRAGKHPKKFLEGFKGYLHTDGYDGYSGMPGIIQVGCWAHARRYFVDALKAMPPKKDDKPTVTEEGLAFCNNLFEIEKMLHDVTPEERYEGRLKHSRPVLDKFKEWLKYWSPRVTPKSSLGKAIQYCRNQWDKLEAFMLDGRLEIDNNRSERSIKPFVIGRKNWLFSNTPKGANASATIYSIVETAKENGLNPFEYLTYLFERLPNINIKDQHALDTLLPWSANLPGHCKVPNK
- a CDS encoding WYL domain-containing protein, giving the protein MIVDEWVYGHLLSFGSYVKVLEPQHIMNIITDRARKLLELYEKQ